The Asterias rubens chromosome 14, eAstRub1.3, whole genome shotgun sequence DNA segment AGTAACAATTTACTAGAGTACAGTTGTTAGGATTTCTTTTTCAATAACATGAAATACGGAATCGCAGCTCGGAAAAAATGAGgggaaaaaatataataatcactgcccaaaatgtttaattttagtatTAACAAAGAGAGGAACAAAAATCCACATCAAAGTTTCCGTATTTTCATGATTCTGGAGCAATAATTGAcgacaagaacaaaacaaattattataaagTAAGATTGAAAAGcaatttttaatgaaagataatatgTTTAATATTAGTAATTATAATAgtagtgtgtaaaaaaaacacaagaccgccggacttgttcggcataaagttcactggaccgaagctaaaatcactggccacgggcctgcggtccagcgtgaaTTTCGAGCCCTGCTTTGTATTAAAGGTAACTTACATAGACTGTGGCAAATTGTTGAGGGCCCCCAACAGGGTACGAGGTGAAGTTGTTTCTTGATAAACACAGACTGGTGAGATTACACAGGCTACATAGTAGCCCCTCCTGGTCaaatagaaaataataattagcataataaAGTAGGGTGTCAAGGCAGAGTGGTTCAGAGGTTCAAGTTCAGGTGATtttattgactagagcgctaagttgctctgcgttttgaagccaccctaggcgcagacatgtttgatgtgttgcgtaaCTCGCagaactttttaaaattataatagaacacacattgccgcgattgtTTTTAcatacgcgactgcccattcgcgtacgtctgcgctacgaaaaccgtaagttcgacttgattgacgtactaaaaaaagtcTACGCGCcttttttaaacatgacgcacatgacgcatTATTTGGTTCGACACATAGAacagaacaaacgcactattaTGCAAACAGCCGTACAATTGCCATACAAAATTtgaagcttttgtattggtttgtacataaacatggatgcgcccacacagcttcaaaaccttagtgcgtgtataacggggtgttagcgctctagtcaatatatatagctctatgggtgaTTTACATCCATTTCAGAATGGCGCTCCAGAAGCATgctgaaccaaattctgaattaaaggcactggacactattggtaattgtcaaagaccagtcttctcacttaatgtatctcaacacatgcataaaataacaaaccagtgaaaatttgaggtcaattggtcatcaaagttgcgagataatattgaaaaaaaaatacccttgtcacatgtacttgtgtgctttcagatgcttgattttgagaactcaaaacctaattctgaggtcacaaaatcaaaagcgtggaaaattactgctttctcgaaaaactacgtcacttcagagggagctgcttctcacaatgttttatactatcaaacactccctattactcgtcaccaagaagggttttatgctaataattattttgagtaattagctgttccgacctaccgtcggaacaggtattgttttcgtcgagatttttattatttttattattattattattctttgtttctcgtcaaaaccccattgcatttgtacacgttttttctttaagcctaatctcctaaactataatacgaaagagtgagtttattataccaaattaaAGCTTAGAATATAAGCTTtacttaaaatgttaaaaaatgtaaaaattcttaattaattaaccacgtgaccctcatttgcatatttaattgggaaatctttgtagcaccatatctcaagaagtgcTCAGCCGATTCCTACCCTGCTTGtggttaaagactccttggggattgaaGATTAATTTgggaaaaccgtgacctcaagttgacctctattttcgggtcaaccggaagtgggaccatatctcaagaagtatatgGCCGATTTATATACTGTTtgcagttataaactccttgggGACTAAAGATTAAttttggaaaaccgtgacctcaagttgacctttacttccgggtcaaccggaagtgggaccatatctcaagaagcaCAGGGCCGATTTAtatactgtttgtagttataaactccttgggGGACtgaagattaattttgaaaaaccgtgacctcaagttgacctctacttccgggtcaacaggaagtgggaccatatcttaaGAAGCACAGGGCCGATTTAtatactgtttgtagttatagagTCCTTGGGgatggagattaattttgaaaaactgtgacctcaagttgacctctacttccaggtcaaccggaagtgggaccatatctcaagtactatacaaccgattttcaaacttttttcagatttagaccccttaggtcttaaaaataaactttgaaaaaccgtgacctcaagttgacctctacttccgggtcaaccggaagtgggaccatatctcaagaagtaaacggcccatttttagactgtttccagttttagaccccttaggagTTATTGAAAagccgtgacctcaagttgacctctacttctaggtcaaccggaagtgggattatatctcaagaagtaaacgGCCCaattttagactgtttgtagtttaaGACTCcgtggggattggagattaattttgaaaaaccgtgacctcaagttgacctctacttccgggtcaacccgaagtgggacaatatcgatttttcaaacttttttcagttagagactccttgggcattggagattagccttaggttaccatgaccccatgtcgacctctacttccgggtcaaccggaagtggcacgataactcaagacactattcaacattttcaaacttgttttcagttatagactccttagtcattttagcacataatccaagcaaaagaacacggaacagctttgtgtttgttcacaaacacctaatgtctatttaccaatagtgtccactgcctttaagtacatgaaaagtttgatgtctgaaacagtgactggacgcgctagaagtcAAAAGTTCAACTGTTGCAGTAGAAAACTTACCGGTAATGTTGCAATATTGTTGTTTTCTACGTTGAGTTCTTCCAACTCTGTACATTGGCTCAAGCTCTGTGGGACACCAGTCAACTGGTTATACCTACAATCAACAAAGAACTCCACATCAAAACAAACTTTATAACAAAACTAacaatattaatataataataatagtggctttttgTACACATGTAGCGGGCATATCCGTTACTCACTGACCCTCAAGGCGCGTTTtcacatacagtacatgtatttttccacaaggtatgtgggactacatttgaatcatgagacctattcctttatagcaccatgtcatgttttacaaggtgctgcggcgcaatttgctgccaatcaaaccaggaacaccagggtgaaccccttctctttttgataagtgcactgggttattttacgtgcgttacacaacacaagggaccaatggcttaacgtcccattGGAAGGATGAAGTAATgatacaaataaaatgcaaggtCAGCAGATTTTTTAAGTTGAAGTGGAGCTTATTTGTAAAAAtctcagaaaagaaaaatttaaatcaaatctCATTTAGACTTGTTACAAGTCTCCAAGAATAGATTACATACCTAAGACCCAGTCTGCTTAGTGCTCTGAGATTACCAATGGACTGCGGCAAGTCTAATAGCTCATTGTGCTGTAGATCAAGTGATGAAAGCTGGACACAGTTACCAATCTCTGAggggaaaataaatacaaacacatgTAAAATGTATCAAACTAGGACTAACAACTAGACTGTTGCAAGTCTACTGATAGCAAAATACAAGCAGACCTGCTTGCTTCTTTAATGACAATGGACTAGGTCAGTCTAACCAAACGAAAATTGAAAGATAATAATTTTGAAAGGATTTGGGAGTACATTTAACGTGAGCTATTTCTTTTTAATGCTCAGGTACTCCTTGTTGGATTTTTGGGGTAAACATCTGAAAAAAATCGGTATTCCAATTATAATCGGAAAAGTTGCATCTCTGAGCCTAGTCCAATGGAatatgcgaagcaaatttgacgtgaatttgacgtcacaaatcaCCTTTCGTTGTGATATTCCCAAGTGAGtggagcagagttgaactgctgcgaattatttgttgtgaagtcgtgacgtcaacatttgcttcgcattcaaATTTGCATCAACCGGGCTTACGTTTCTGTTGTGGTTTAATACAAGATGATGATTCATCAGCCCAGATCTTCCACTCTTTGGGGCAACAGATGATTTTTCAGTAGCATCAGCCTGGTGAGTAACCAACTCCCACTGACTGTCAAATCAtctccatccatcacaacattcaagacaaactAAACTAAAATCTCACCTTTTCAACAAGCATACTCACACAATCCTCAGTCCTAATTTTGTCTTTCTCTCCTCAAGTGCCATGAGCGCCTTCTTTAGGCAGATACCGGCGCTATACTGAAtgtgttctttattattattattatttttattattattatattacaaCTAAAAATGAGCAAatccaaattaaaacaaaatgagtcaATCCATTTGCTTACCTTCTGGCAAATGTTTAAGATGATTGTGTGAGACATCAAACGTGATGAGATGAACCAGCATACCGATCCCGTTGGGTAAAGCTTGGATCTTATTCTCCCTCAGACTTAGCATTGTCAGTTTCTGAAGAGaggaaaaccaaaacaacagATTGTAAAGTCAAAATGTTGGGATTTGGGATAATAACTGATGTGGTTGCTatataagtacatgtaaggCCATGTGcaaatgaatacatgtacatatatatacaaactttcagaaagaaaggttttgcagtgatgaattctgagacccaaataTTTAGCACaaggggtttacaaggtgctgtggcgcatagAGCAGCCACAGataggaacaccggggcgaacccattctcttttcgaATAAGTGCACCGGTTCCTTTAACATTGgtcacacaacacatgggaccaacagctttacgtcccttTTGAACGACGAAGCactggtcaagtgtcttgcttaaggacacaagtgtcacggctagggattcaaacccacactctgcagatcagaaacaccagagtttgaatccagtgctttaaaggcagtggacactattggtaattactcaaaataattggttgatggtataaaacattgtaagaaacggctccctctgaagtgccatagttttcgagaaagaagtaattttccacgaatttgatttcgagaaatcagattttaaacttgaggtctcgaaatcaaccactaaacgcacacaatttcgtgtgacatgagtgtttttttctttcattattacatgtatctcgcaagttcgatgaccgattgagctcaaattttcacaggtttgttattttatgcatacatgtatgttgaaggctagtctttgacaattaccaatagcgaaCTTGTGGAActtccaaacatgatgagggataaacacctctggcGTGACCTTGTGAATGGAATCTCGGGTGCGaccgctaaatgatgatgagGACTCGTCGTAGAAGATAGCAAAAATGTATAGCTAGTCCTTATTTAGGACTAGTATTTTTTTTAGGACTAAATTCCTTATTTAGGACTAGTTCTTCCGAAcgtgagataagactagtcttaactctttatgaaaaaTCGACCCCCTGTGTCACACTGATAAAACAAAGCATGGCAGTGTTTCAGAAATGTTCTTACCGTGAGGTTTTGAAGAGGTTCTCCAACGTGAGTAATACGGTTAAACCTTAGAAATAAGGTCGTGAGCGACACCAACGAGTAAACAACCTCTGGGATCTACAGGTAAATAAGAAATCATTCAGTCAGTGAATTCACtctcatcagggcccaatttcatagagctgcttaagcacaaaagtttgcttttaaagcaaaaaaatccttgcttagtaaaatcagattatcagccaagactccattcaattgttatgctaaataaacaacagcttaataccagtcacaagcaatgtacatgtatgtggcatgaaattttggccaataacatgtgtaaaacaagcgagctattttcgtgcttaagcaatttttttgcttacagcagctctatgaaattggcccctggggaCAAATTTAACAGTGGATCACTTGCCCtcggccagtgatttcagtaaCGGGCCAGTAAAGCTCAAGACAGGACGAGTCCGataagcagagaatggtaaccgtaagcacagaacttggcggtaagcagaaccacgaaattgggccatggggccaatttcacaaagagttagatagaactagtcctaacttacgtaggactagtcttaggagatattaaaaacttaaggctagtcctaagtcaggaagagtaactcgtcctaactcgagataagactagtcctaactctttgtgaaatcgaccccagtacaGTTCCCATTGTCACTTGGCCAAAATGTTTTTCGGACTGCTGTCAGCTAAATGTATGTTCGAACCAACAGACCTGAATACAGTGACCAAGTTTGCCTTTGAGGTATCCTTGGCTTTATCACCAGAAACacacatataataataatattgtgtcACACTCACTTCTTTTAGTTTGTTATGTCTGAGATCCAGCACTCTCATTTTATGAAGATGACTGAGTTCTGTAGGTAGGTTGGTGAGTGAGTTTTCATTCAGCGCTAATTGCTCAAGATTACACAGATGTCCAATCTCGGGAGGTAGGCTACATAAACGGTTGCCATAGAGATACAACTCTCTCAACTGAGTCAACTGTGAAAggaaaaaactaaaacattaaACAGATATAGAAAGGTCATAACCTATACGCCTCTCTGAATACTTATGCATGAGTACGTCACAATTCTTATGCAAAACAAGGCtataggcgcagccactgcaagtggtggccgCTGTGCGACTATGGCCTCATTTTTGGCTAGAATTATTATGCCacgcatgaatattaagagcaGGTGTATTGTTTGTCATCCTAGGCACAAGgacagccgtcaatttcaccaaactctaccttacttaggattaatcttaggacttaggatgagttcagttccgtatccgaagacatTAGGACGCACtgaacccatcccaagttaCGGCGattcactcgtcctaactcgagataggacccatcctagcatttcgtgaaatcggctactGGGCAACTAGTGCAATACTCATCGCGCATCAAACAGTTGTGACTTGGACACTACTGGCGACGAACTTTATAAAATCCCAAGATGCATTATGGCATATTGTTTGCCACAAGCAATACAGAAAAATTCACGCTTATTTAAAGCATTGAAGAATTGTGTCagtgatgtctgattgtgtttcgtaagtaaattatgtccACATGAATAGTCGTTAGCGACACAATCAATTCACCACCTTGTAGTCGCAAatattctttttatttctgtagTAGTTGTGTGCTGtgtaaaggattcgggtactttttcaaaatgtccacagatttacattaaacctacagggtttgaagataatgatagtggaaagcttcccttcaaatattactaactaaggttgtgtagtttttgagaaatgagtaaaacaagtcacaaaataattttggtctcatgagaccaaaattattttagcatgtaaaatccccttaaccagttatgatattttaccaaaaccatagcataactggttaatacgtttttacatgctaaaactgagacaaaaattattacttttactcatttctcaaaaactacagcacctcagtagggaagctttctactatcataatctttaaactgtgtatgtttaatgtaaatctgtggacatgtgtgtttttgttaggaacaagtacatagaccctttaaagacgaGGTTCAGATAATACAAGGAAAACAGGCCAGTCCCTCAACCTAGTATGAATGAGAGCTGACTGAAGTGTGTATAATTGAAGTAGACTGAACTTCCAAAGAACAACTCACCTCTCTGAGAGAGCTTGGGAGAGACGGAATCTGAAAATAAGGTACAAAAACATCAACTCTTTACAAATTACTATTAACTTTTGATCAAAACACTGAAAATATTTCTAGACCCACGATCACTTGgcctgggggaggggggttacTTCTGTACAACAGTGGAAGAGTGTGTTAGAGTTTATAATTTATTGCAAAAGGCGACCCTCCCCAAAAAACAGGACAGAGCagcaccctcaagagtcctcTTTCCGATTCTGAAAACTGTGAAAACTTTATGTTTcgttttacaactatttttcaGAATGGATTTATACTGGGTCGCTAGCGACTGGTCGGAGCACGAAAGAGATAAAATAATGTATTATGAGGAAGTGtcctggccgagcggttaagagcaccgaattcaaattctgatgtttctgatcataagagtgtgggtttgaatctcagtcgtgacacttgtgtcctataGTAAGACACTTatccattgctttgtccttcgaatgggagGTAAAGCCATTGATTGATCCCGTGTGCTGTGTCAGGCACGTACATGTAAAAAGaagccagtgcacttatcgaaaagagaaggggtacgccccagtgttcctggttgaggctgctgaatgcgccgtagcaccttgtatacgctgctgaatgcgccgtagcaccttgtaaacgcttataaggtgctacattatTTGGTCTCCGAATTCATaccttcaataacctatctttctataaaaatgtattatataccaagttccttaaagacactggacactattaataattgtcaaagaccagtcttctcacttggtgtatctcaacatgcataaaataacaagcctgtgaaaatttcagcttaatcggtcgtcgaagacggagataataatgaaagaataaacacccttgtcacacgaagttgctttcagatgcttgatttcgagacctcaaattctaaatctgaggtctcaaaattaaattcgtggaaaattactgctttctcgaaaaactacgtcacttcagagggagctgcttctcacattgttttatactatcaaacactccccattactcgttaccaagtaaggtttttatgataattattattttgagtaattaccaatagtgtccactgcctttaagtaccttgttggtaAATACATGTGCTATaaaataagactttgatattattcgatattattattattatgtactaTAAAAGAACTTACCGACTGTTTACTCAAGTCCAATCTTGTGTCACCTCtttctttacattttgaaaattCTTTATTCAAGTCCTGACAAGAAAAATCATGGGTCAAGAGTCAAATTGATTTAAAGCTTGGTCAGGGCCTAACTATTGGCTCGGCTAACTACCGAATTCTGTACTTTCAACCACCATTCTTGCTTACAATAAAAGCGTCTAATtgctgtgctagccttgtaagcaaagattgcctagtaacatggagtagtGCAAAAATCCCTGCTAAtccggccattttgtttttgcttgtactggttttttttgtatttttgtcattgcattgtttgtttgtatgtaaattgtAAAGCGCTCCGATCTTTGTGGGGCGCTAGTTAAATgcttaataatattattgttattattatgattaaataAGGCCTTTGACTTTGGTAAATAAAGATTTACAAACCATACTTGTAAAGTAAATTGAGTACATACCACATCGGGATGAGCCGACCTGGGCTTCTTCTTCCCCGTGTTCTTTATGTTATTATCAGACACCTTCACCGTGACTTGTTTCTTAGTACTCTCTGGTGTAGCACTCTGCTTATCACTCCTTCCCGATGCACTCATCTTGattcaaggtcaaaggtcaaagttcaccaGAGTGTCGACCATGCCCAGATAGTAACCCTTACTCAGGTGGGTATGAAGAAACTAGTACTCATCAAGTGTTACAGAACACAAGACTTATGATAAGTTTGAGTGTAGACTTGATTAAAAATTTGGCGAAGGCTCCGTTAACTCTACTAGTCTGTGTCTGACAGGATCGGAAAAGCCATCCTTCAAAACAAAAGGTCCTCTGCAATGTTGGTTGACGTTGTGATGTCAACAATGTATGAAATATCTTCAGTTGATCTTCCCATTCAGTCCACGTTTATCCTgacacaacagctgaagctgcTGGAATCCACTTCTGCAGAATCATTAAAGAACACAACAACAGAATTAAAACTTGTGATGGTCTACTTTTGTAACAAACCAccaatgacattttaaaagaacgttacagaattggtaagaaacaaaaattgtgaagatcacagatttatataaaacttacacggtctaatgatgatgatagtagaaaaaaaTCCCTTGAAAAATCTCTGTTTGAAATgtaatatttaataaataatctaatttcgcatttggagttatcgcccagtgagcattttattcagggtttttttgcatcgatgcaatgcaaaacttgTAATCCGTTATTCACTATTCTTTCGTGACCCACATGGtcatcaatctcaaacttctacaggtttgtcagtttatgtattatAGGATGAATTACATAAagcgcttacactgccagcaactgtatTGTTAGCaaaatcaattctgtaatgtttcttcttacgtgtacatgtacatggattgcacatgacttCATTGATCACCATCTCTGATGAATGTGTACGCATGTAAGGCTATCATTTGCTGAGAGGTGAAGGGTGCGAACCTGCAATGGTCGCTTTATATATCTGCTGCGTCCACAGTTATTTTATACTGTAAACATCTTggtaaaatgttgtttattaaaaGGAACATaacataattggttttgctagcaaaaaagttgctggcagtgtaagcactctataTGTAATCcacattatacataaactgacaaacctgtagaagtttgagatggatcggccatctgggtcacgagagattagtgaaaaaccgattacaaattttgcattgcatcgatgccaaaacagatatgaatgaaacgctcactgtgcgataaactcaaaacgcaaaactacattatttatttctcatcaaatatgaaatttcagacagaaatattttaagggatgttttctactatcatcatcataagcccgtgtaatttttatgtaaatctgtgatcttcacgattttctTTGCTtatcaattctgtaacgttcctttaagaatcTAAAGACACACGCCAAACTAAGTGTATTGGAATCACATTCTAGTTAAAGATCGCCTACATTTGCTTTGttggtcagg contains these protein-coding regions:
- the LOC117299108 gene encoding leucine-rich repeat protein SHOC-2-like isoform X3, whose protein sequence is MSASGRSDKQSATPESTKKQVTVKVSDNNIKNTGKKKPRSAHPDVIPSLPSSLRELTQLRELYLYGNRLCSLPPEIGHLCNLEQLALNENSLTNLPTELSHLHKMRVLDLRHNKLKEIPEVVYSLVSLTTLFLRFNRITHVGEPLQNLTKLTMLSLRENKIQALPNGIGMLVHLITFDVSHNHLKHLPEEIGNCVQLSSLDLQHNELLDLPQSIGNLRALSRLGLRYNQLTGVPQSLSQCTELEELNVENNNIATLPEGLLCSLCNLTSLCLSRNNFTSYPVGGPQQFATVYSINMEHNQINKVPFGIFSCARYVTKLNMKDNKLMALPLDVGSWTSMVELNLGTNQLTKLPEDIQCLTSLEVLILSNNFLKKLPRGIGNLTKLRVLDLEENKLESLPSEIGNLKELQKLVVQSNQLVNLPRGIGRLTNLTNLGVGENNLNSLPEEIGTLEQLEQLYLNDNPKLNALPYELALCSSLQIMSIENCPLANIPPEVTAGGPSLVIHFLKMQGPYRNMVNT
- the LOC117299108 gene encoding leucine-rich repeat protein SHOC-2-like isoform X2; protein product: MSASGRSDKQSATPESTKKQVTVKVSDNNIKNTGKKKPRSAHPDVDLNKEFSKCKERGDTRLDLSKQSLTQLRELYLYGNRLCSLPPEIGHLCNLEQLALNENSLTNLPTELSHLHKMRVLDLRHNKLKEIPEVVYSLVSLTTLFLRFNRITHVGEPLQNLTKLTMLSLRENKIQALPNGIGMLVHLITFDVSHNHLKHLPEEIGNCVQLSSLDLQHNELLDLPQSIGNLRALSRLGLRYNQLTGVPQSLSQCTELEELNVENNNIATLPEGLLCSLCNLTSLCLSRNNFTSYPVGGPQQFATVYSINMEHNQINKVPFGIFSCARYVTKLNMKDNKLMALPLDVGSWTSMVELNLGTNQLTKLPEDIQCLTSLEVLILSNNFLKKLPRGIGNLTKLRVLDLEENKLESLPSEIGNLKELQKLVVQSNQLVNLPRGIGRLTNLTNLGVGENNLNSLPEEIGTLEQLEQLYLNDNPKLNALPYELALCSSLQIMSIENCPLANIPPEVTAGGPSLVIHFLKMQGPYRNMVNT
- the LOC117299108 gene encoding leucine-rich repeat protein SHOC-2-like isoform X1, with the protein product MSASGRSDKQSATPESTKKQVTVKVSDNNIKNTGKKKPRSAHPDVDLNKEFSKCKERGDTRLDLSKQSIPSLPSSLRELTQLRELYLYGNRLCSLPPEIGHLCNLEQLALNENSLTNLPTELSHLHKMRVLDLRHNKLKEIPEVVYSLVSLTTLFLRFNRITHVGEPLQNLTKLTMLSLRENKIQALPNGIGMLVHLITFDVSHNHLKHLPEEIGNCVQLSSLDLQHNELLDLPQSIGNLRALSRLGLRYNQLTGVPQSLSQCTELEELNVENNNIATLPEGLLCSLCNLTSLCLSRNNFTSYPVGGPQQFATVYSINMEHNQINKVPFGIFSCARYVTKLNMKDNKLMALPLDVGSWTSMVELNLGTNQLTKLPEDIQCLTSLEVLILSNNFLKKLPRGIGNLTKLRVLDLEENKLESLPSEIGNLKELQKLVVQSNQLVNLPRGIGRLTNLTNLGVGENNLNSLPEEIGTLEQLEQLYLNDNPKLNALPYELALCSSLQIMSIENCPLANIPPEVTAGGPSLVIHFLKMQGPYRNMVNT
- the LOC117299108 gene encoding leucine-rich repeat protein SHOC-2-like isoform X4, which produces MSASGRSDKQSATPESTKKQVTVKVSDNNIKNTGKKKPRSAHPDVDLNKEFSKCKERGDTRLDLSKQSIPSLPSSLRELTQLRELYLYGNRLCSLPPEIGHLCNLEQLALNENSLTNLPTELSHLHKMRVLDLRHNKLKEIPEVVYSLVSLTTLFLRFNRITHVGEPLQNLTKLTMLSLRENKIQALPNGIGMLVHLITFDVSHNHLKHLPEEIGNCVQLSSLDLQHNELLDLPQSIGNLRALSRLGLRYNQLTGVPQSLSQCTELEELNVENNNIATLPSINMEHNQINKVPFGIFSCARYVTKLNMKDNKLMALPLDVGSWTSMVELNLGTNQLTKLPEDIQCLTSLEVLILSNNFLKKLPRGIGNLTKLRVLDLEENKLESLPSEIGNLKELQKLVVQSNQLVNLPRGIGRLTNLTNLGVGENNLNSLPEEIGTLEQLEQLYLNDNPKLNALPYELALCSSLQIMSIENCPLANIPPEVTAGGPSLVIHFLKMQGPYRNMVNT